A single genomic interval of Anopheles marshallii chromosome 2, idAnoMarsDA_429_01, whole genome shotgun sequence harbors:
- the LOC128710402 gene encoding protein takeout-like encodes MAVRCVLVWSLLVVATASAAGVYERPAYILPCRRNDPEINKCIRNSLNFVKPYVSRGLPELKTPPLEPLRIEELAMENNAGAVRIKALFTDIVAQGAGNYTIKEVRSDLKKLRIDMSIAIPRVESRGKYEVIGNVLLLPVRSNGEFWTEFSDITAIAKIYGKTVERDGESFMGIDKINVDFTMKNARFKVKDHVNTQNVLGEAINQFLNQNANELIQEMRPAASQSIGKLFRKFLNDAFTNLPTRLWLLDD; translated from the exons ATGGCCGTCCGATGTGTGCTGGTGTGGAGCCTGCTGGTGGTCGCCACCGCATCCGCCGCGGGAGTCTACGAAAGAC cCGCATACATTCTGCCCTGCCGACGAAACGATCCAGAGATCAACAAATGCATCCGGAACTCGCTGAACTTCGTCAAACCGTACGTTTCGCGCGGGCTGCCAGAGCTCAAGACACCACCACTCGAACcgctgcgcatcgaggagctgGCGATGGAAAACAATGCCGGTGCCGTGCGGATAAAGGCCCTGTTCACGGACATCGTGGCGCAAGGTGCCGGTAACTACACGATCAAGGAGGTGCGCAGCGATCTGAAGAAGCTACGCATTGACATGAGCATCGCCATTCCGCGGGTAGAGTCACGCGGCAAGTACGAGGTGATCGGCAATGTACTGCTGCTTCCAGTGCGATCGAACGGCGAGTTCTGGACGGAGTTCT CTGACATCACCGCCATTGCCAAGATCTATGGTAAAACTGTCGAACGGGACGGAGAATCGTTTATGGGCATCGATAAGATCAATGTCGACTTTACGATGAAGAACGCTCGCTTCAAGGTGAAGGATCATGTTAACACGCAGAACGTGCTGG GTGAAGCAATCAATCAGTTCCTCAACCAGAACGCGAACGAACTGATCCAGGAGATGAGACCGGCGGCCTCCCAAAGCATTGGCAAGCTGTTCCGGAAGTTCTTGAACGATGCCTTCACCAACCTGCCGACGCGGTTGTGGCTGCTGGACGACTAG
- the LOC128707371 gene encoding MFS-type transporter SLC18B1-like, which translates to MALDFTRRQWLTLMIMGLADFCNAICVSLQAPFFPNEAESKGATATEYGLVFGIFELVVFIISPIYGQYINRIGPKVLFNSGIFTTGTSAILFGLLDRVPGHVPFITLAFVIRIVEALGNAAFLTASFAIIAKEFPNNVATTFASLETCFGLGLIVGPMVGGALYAVGGYYLPFVVLGSALFVTAILTLCILPKHPNDQQPNREKSASLISVLKIPGVVVCALAICATSASIGFLSATMEPHLRQFDLSPILLGVVFVINGGVYALTAPVWGWGVDKFLNPKVVSAVGCFLVVGGFCMVGPASFIPLETNLSYVITGLVLHGLGIAAVLVSSFTDALNISIKKGLPDNIETYGLISGLWTSTFAFGAFVGPSVSGLLFDAIGFRASTVFIIGLQLVVGIITILFLCFERSPAPYKEISSVESLIKPATTSQDGDSHNESSVSRTSSLDITYRGNKSGFSGSQSSLIGSWRPSVNNLLISNSYQSKQGHWARSVTELETNTGTQYGTHYGSFDARPGYHDTMA; encoded by the exons ATGGCGTTAGACTTTACACGACGTCAGTGGCTGACACTGATGATTATGGGACTGGCCGATTTTTGCAATGCGATCTGTGTGAGCTTACAGGCACCATTCTTCCCGAACGAG GCTGAATCGAAAGGTGCGACGGCCACCGAGTACGGGCTCGTGTTTGGCATCTTCGAGCTGGTGGTATTCATCATCTCACCCATCTACGGCCAGTACATCAACCGCATCGGGCCGAAAGTATTATTCAACAGTGGCATCTTCACCACCGGCACCTCGGCCATCCTGTTCGGGTTGCTGGATCGCGTGCCGGGCCACGTGCCCTTCATAACGCTCGCATTCGTGATACGCATCGTGGAGGCGCTTGGAAATGCCGCCTTCCTGACCGCTTCGTTTGCCATCATTGCCAAAGAGTTCCCGAACAATGTCGCTACGACGTTCGCATCGCTGGAGACGTGCTTCGGGCTGGGTTTGATCGTTGGACCGATGGTTGGCGGTGCGCTGTACGCCGTCGGTGGCTACTATTTGCCGTTTGTCGTACTCGGCTCGGCACTGTTTGTGACGGCCATCTTGACACTGTGCATTCTGCCGAAGCACCCGAACGATCAACAACCGAACCGGGAAAAGTCCGCGTCGCTGATCTCCGTGCTGAAGATACCCGGTGTGGTCGTCTGTGCGCTTGCCATCTGTGCCACCAGCGCATCGATCGGGTTCCTCAGTGCCACCATGGAGCCACACCTGCGCCAGTTTGACCTCAGTCCCATTCTGCTTG GAGTCGTGTTCGTGATCAACGGAGGAGTGTACGCCTTAACTGCTCCGGTCTGGGGCTGGGGTGTGGACAAGTTCCTCAACCCGAAAGTCGTCTCCGCTGTAGGATGCTTCCTGGTCGTCGGAGGGTTCTGCATGGTCGGACCCGCGTCATTCATCCCGCTAGAAAC GAACCTTTCATACGTCATTACCGGACTGGTGCTACACGGACTGGGGATTGCGGCGGTGCTTGTTTCCAGCTTCACGGACGCTCTAAACATCTCGAT CAAAAAAGGACTGCCGGACAACATTGAAACGTACGGGCTCATATCTGGCCTATGGACGTCGACGTTCGCATTCGGTGCGTTCGTAGGACCGTCCGTCAGTGGGCTGCTGTTTGATGCAATTGGTTTCCGTGCTTCGACCGTGTTTATTATCGGGCTGCAGCTTGTTGTCGGCATCATCACCATACTGTTCCTCTGCTTCGAGCGATCGCCAGCGCCGTACAAAGAAATTTCATCCGTCGAGTCACTGATCAAACCGGCCACAACCTCACAGGATGGTGATTCGCACAACGAGAGCAGTGTCAGCCGCACCAGCAGTCTGGACATCACCTACCGGGG TAACAAATCGGGATTCTCCGGCAGTCAGAGTTCACTCATCGGTTCCTGGCGCCCGTCGGTAAACAATCTGCTAATCAGCAACAGCTATCAAAGCAAACAAGGACACTGGGCACGTTCCGTCACGGA GCTAGAGACGAATACTGGCACACAGTACGGTACACACTACGGCAGCTTTGACGCCCGACCCGGTTATCACGATACGATGGCTTAA